Below is a genomic region from Vitis riparia cultivar Riparia Gloire de Montpellier isolate 1030 chromosome 16, EGFV_Vit.rip_1.0, whole genome shotgun sequence.
ATCTACATGGAAAATGTTTTGATATTCCCAGaagacaattttcaaaaaaatgtgCTTTGCAAATACATTTCCAGGACCATtagttttcaattaaataaaaaactaattataaaaatcacaGAAATGACTTTTGCATTCCCCTCTTTGGCGGGTAGAGGTTTCATGTCCTTAGCCCCAGCATTTTGAGattcaaaattctattttcttctgCGTTCCTAAGTTTTTCTGGGCaaccaaacatattaaagacgaAAAACAATTTATCTGACTACAGCATAATATTTAAGGAAAAACTAcgcacaaaaaagaaaaaaaaaaaaacagctaaAAGCTCAGAGAGGAGAAAAACTCAAgccagagaaaacaaaagaaaacagaagaaTTCGATCGCTTTAAGCAGCAACGAAgtgaaaacaaatgaaaaaatgcTTTTTACTTTCTCTTGTTTTCCCCTTTTAGTACCTCGGAAGAATTGAGAGCAGGGCAGAGTAGCGACCGTTGAACGGGCGATCCATGAGCGGAGATCGAACCGGATTTCAGAAGCTTCTGGAGAAGAGGGAGGCTCGAAGATCTGAAGCGCCCGCACAACGCCATTTCGTTTGCACTTCCTTTGCTCTCTACGAATGAGGCTAAGAACTTCCCGCCTTCACAATTCCAGCAAATCAAAACAACCCAAACCAAAAACCTAATACCAAGACTTCACAATTCAaccaacaaacaaaataaaaaaccacgATCAAAACCAGAGCGATCGATGCTTAATGACGATCGACGGAACGCGTTGGAAGGCAAAGAGAGTACGTTTTTAACGCGCGCACGTGATTCAAATTTAttaccatttatatatatatatataagttgctgttcttaatattatttagtaaattttgaattaaaaaattcaaaattatttagcTGGTTCAATTTCtcatctgataaaaaaaaaaaaaaaaaaaaaagtaacaatgGCATAAAAAGATGGAAAATCGGATAAAAgctcatatttaataattaatttttaattagaaaaataattatactaatAGAAGTAATTATTATTGGAcaatttaaaaggtttttatgttatgaaaattttaagttgATGCAATACACtattaaaaacttcaaattaaaattaacggttgaataagtaaatataatataaaaataatgaaattataaactTAATAATCCTTAGTAAAGGGTgtgttaaattaaaataaataagtgtaagagataaatataaaaaaatattagcatATGGGATGGTTTGAGTAAGAGCTCTATTTGATGATCTTTTTTTATCACTTCATCAAAGGTAAGGGAATATTTCATTGAAGATAGAACCAATGGGATCTTACTTAAATTTCACGTAGCAAAAAGGTTTAAGAATGCGGGCTTAAGCTATAAATATTGAGATAACTTGAAGTTAATAGCATCTTTGATCGTTTCCTAATCGAAAGGAATTTATGAGTTTAATAACCAAGAAATCGTATACTTTAGAAGACCAGGTTATCGCCTGTTGATGCGGGGAAGACCTAAAGACACTGTAGCTCCCTGAAATTCTCGCCCCCTCAACTAAGAACGATGATTCTTTCCATTCTcatgcaaaagatgtccggacaggtggttcggacacaccctccgaaaCTTTTGTTAGTTTGACGGTCCAACATCTTGGTATTCTTAAGCGTTTCTAAGGAATGTTTACCTCCCCTTTTGACTAGGTCATCGGGGGCCTTTTATAGTGTCCGGAGCCCTGTCACTTTGAAGATGGGGAGGCTCTTTGACTTTCGCAATCATGATGGTACTCAAAGGGTAGCAGAATAATCATTATCCTATATGTGGTTGACAGAGATTGTTGGGGGATGACTTGTCGTCCCACTTGTCTTTTCACTCTCCAGGAGGCACAGGGTAGGACGTAGCTGGTCGTTTGAAAAGACCTGAGAATGTCCTGTTGAGTATGCTTTTGGTGAAATGAGTAATGATTGCCCACAAAATATGGTCAGGGATCCAGACAAAGGGTAGGACGTGCCACGTGAGGCCAGGATGGTTTACTACATGTACGCTTAGGGATGGTCCCTACATCGCCCACAAGTGAGAGTGGCAAAGATCGAAGTGAAggttcataaatttataaaaataaacaaaaaaataaaagtcaatTTCATTGAGACACCTTGAGTTTTGACGTAAGTAAGTATGCTTACTGGCTAttggtttcaaattttgttgCTTAGCatcataacaaaaaattataagatttatcttttttagaggattttaagtaaaaatatttgaaataaaatatttaaaaattctccaAAAATGGAaccttattttctaaaatataaaatttatacttgaaatacatatatatatatatatatatatatagggtatTAATGAATGAACTTCGAAACCAATAGTGGTTTAGTGAATTTACACTAACCTCGAGAGATGTAAATGAATCTAATCatgaattgtttttcatataatattgtTAGATGGAATAATATACCGTGGAAAATAGGTATTAATTGCTTCCATTTCattctattttactttatgttttctttttaaaaatttcaatcttttTCCAATAATTATCCTTAAGCTTTTCTTTATAGtatatttaatatatgttttttccACTTATGATCTTTTTTCTTGTTGGAGATGTTTGATTCTAGGAATacgaaaaaacaaaatagaaaagaaataaaaggaaaaaaaattatgaatatcattttcttcaagtttttttattttattttcttggtaaTTTCCTAAACGGAACTCActattatagaaaattaatatttaatttctctaTAATAATGGTGTTTGAATTCAATGTATATATAAagatgttaagaaaaatgatttttgatttCACcgtgaaaatataaaataaaatataattaaaattttatatattttaaaattatttaatattcatgtaataaagaaaaatattttaaatgagtttgaaaaaatatataaaaataatttattgagttgaaacttttttttttaattccttctatttttttttttcacttaaattcttttaaaagcaAACAATACTTTTAGCTTGGGATTATATTTcgttttagaaaatttaataatattgtattCTAGTTtgaaattaagtttaaaataaattacaaaacctttaaaaaaaaaaaaaaaaaaaaaaaaattgatggatgaagtgcaatataaaaaataatgcatttgtaaatttgaataaacaAACTATTTACAAGACTATTCAGTCTAAAGACTTCACTCATCAGTAATCAGCAACCCTCGTCTTTAACCACTTAGGTAATGGCATAAACTCACAAGTCACTAAAAGCATGACTTGGAAGTTGGGGGTGTGACGGAGACTACATGGCCTATTGCTACACAACACGCCTACAACTAATGATATGACTAGTGAGGTCAATTAGGAAGGATGGTACAATTGTCCCATTACCACAGTAAAAAGGAGGTTTGTCCCTTGATATTGGACAAGCGTGGCACAATTATTGCtcaataatcattaaaaaaaagaagacactATAGATTCAAAAGCATATGTCACCAACCACCATCTCTAATATATCCCCCTCCCCCTAAAATGGGAGAAAAACAtgaatatatagatatagagaTGGTGGTACAGGATTTAGAGGAATGCGTCTACAGTGCTGATATGATGAAGGTGGAAGACTTGTTTGAAGGAAGTGGGTGCTCCTCCTTCAGCAAGCTATTCAATTCCTTCACGAATATTTCCATGGCTGCTGCTGGTAGGCAAAATGGGACCACTATCCCATCTTCTCCTTTATGATTTCGGAACGGAATGTAGAAGCTCGCCACCCCAGGAATGGCCCCCACCCCACCCTTCGCCGCCCCACCATAAACCGCCTTCCCCCACCCAAAATCCACGTCCCCGAACCCCGCGCGTGTCAGGTCCGACACCAGGTAGCTCCTCACCACCGTGAAGTGTCGCCGCCCCGTGCTGACCATCAGATCCGCCACTGACTTCATGTACTCTTGGTCGACGGAGTTTTTGGCCCCCTTCACCAAGTCAAGCGCGTACTCCAATGGGTTCCGGCAGAGCGTTCCGGCGGAGCTCAGCGCCACCGGGAAGCCGAAGACGTTGCCGTAGTAGCCGGCGGGGAGAGGGGGTTGGAGCCTGGAGCGGGCGTTGACGATGCAGAGCACGCGCACCTCCTCCTCCGGGTCCGGGCGGAGGGCGATGGTGCGGCAGCGCCAGAGGCAGGCGGTGAGGAGCTCGAAGGTGGAGCAGGTGCGGAGGTGGGGAGGGAGGAGGCGGCGGAGGGCGGCGAACTCGGTGGGGCCGAAGAAGAAGGAGCGATGTTCCATGTCATCGAGGGGGATGATGGTGCCTTTGGTGTCGGCCACTTCGTCGTACTCGTGGTGCGTGCGCGTCACGCGCGGCGGGTCTCTAGCATTGAGAAGGTCCCTCCGCCACACGGGTGGAATGGACGGGGCGGAGGCGCCACGCGCCATCTCCCCCACTGCGCTCATGAATTGGACCAGGCCGGCCGCGTCGCTCATGGTATGGTTCAGCCTCAGCCCAAAGATGAACCCTCCGCACTGGAGCCGTGTCACCTGTCAAATCCATGATCCACCATGGCTTAATTTCACATTtccatatttgttttaaaaataaaaaaacggaTATGGGTCCGATCAGGTTACATTTTAAatggaaagtaaaaaaataccttcaaatatattttgaagaTAATGGGTAATAAAAGAGACATCACTATGGTTGGACACAAACAAAAGTTGGTAGCAGTCAAATCCTAAaactttgtttcatttttctttctattcaaCCCAAAAACAAACATTCTTTTAGGACGAGTTCTTCCATATTTTACCCAAAACTTTTCAAAGATAGTTATGaaagtattttgaaaattgttgcaaccatgttttatagaataaaaaaaaaaatccgtttaaaataaaaaatatttttaatttatttttcatagttttatgtataatattttatttttaattattttttatgcttaaaaataatctttatttttttttaggtattaaacgtgttttatgatttttttttaaataataataaaattgtcaaaaccAATTATCACAACATGCGAGCCACTTGGAGGAGAACTCAAGACTTGACAACACCTATGCTTCTTTCTCTATTATTTCCCTTTTTGTACGTGGATCATTTTGTCCACTcgtttttttggtctttttcaAGCTTCCCTTTTTTCCACCAAAAATTACATACCcactaataacttttatatatatattaaaattatttaatctttatataataaataaataaataaataaataaaatcaatataaaaattatttaaacttatgttttatttaatttttttatattttatcatctaatcattatttgtattttaacaagataataaaaaaatatgtatttttttttaataatgagaTATTATCTGAAATTTTTGTCAGTAGTAGAAAgtacgtaaaaaaaaaaaaaaaagtacctgAATGAGCAATAATGGAGAGTTGAGCACCCCGCCGGAGCCCGGAGCATCGTAAATGAGCTCCTCCAAGCCCGGGAATGGAGGCTGAAGAGCATCGCCGAACTGCTCAAGCGTAACGTCGACATCGGCTTCAATGAAGACGATACCTTCACCGGTACACTCAACCACCAGCTTCCGCCCTGCCTCTTCCCTGAGCCTCCCGGCAAAGGGGTAGTAGAAGACCAGCGCTCTAGCCACCGCGTCTTTGATCACCTTGGCAGGGTCCCTCCCATGCATGGAGGGGACCTTT
It encodes:
- the LOC117934171 gene encoding benzyl alcohol O-benzoyltransferase; the encoded protein is MAPPPSLVFSVRRSKPELVAPAKPTPHEFKPLSDIDDQEGLRFQIPVIQFYKKVPSMHGRDPAKVIKDAVARALVFYYPFAGRLREEAGRKLVVECTGEGIVFIEADVDVTLEQFGDALQPPFPGLEELIYDAPGSGGVLNSPLLLIQVTRLQCGGFIFGLRLNHTMSDAAGLVQFMSAVGEMARGASAPSIPPVWRRDLLNARDPPRVTRTHHEYDEVADTKGTIIPLDDMEHRSFFFGPTEFAALRRLLPPHLRTCSTFELLTACLWRCRTIALRPDPEEEVRVLCIVNARSRLQPPLPAGYYGNVFGFPVALSSAGTLCRNPLEYALDLVKGAKNSVDQEYMKSVADLMVSTGRRHFTVVRSYLVSDLTRAGFGDVDFGWGKAVYGGAAKGGVGAIPGVASFYIPFRNHKGEDGIVVPFCLPAAAMEIFVKELNSLLKEEHPLPSNKSSTFIISAL